Below is a genomic region from Burkholderia pseudomultivorans.
GGCCGGCGCGTCGCTGCCGATCGAGCTCAGGTCGTACGAGGCCGCGTGCCATTGCAGCTTCGGCGTCACGTACCAGCCGGGCGTCACGATCGGATAGCTGACCGACGCGTCGAGCGTCATGCGCTTGCCCTCGGTCGAATCGGCGGTGGGGATCGTGAAGCGCGTCGCATTGGCCTCGACGCCGAAGTCGAACCCGCCGACGTTGTAGCGCGTGTATTTCGCATCGAGTTCCGGTGCGCGGTTGTAGGGCGGCGTGGTCGTGAACGATTGCCAGTTCTGCACGCGCGCGAGCACCGACCACGGGCCGTGGTCGTAGGTGACGCCGGCTTCCTGCTGGAACAGCGTCTGCGAGCCGATGACGAGCGAGTTCGCGCTCGAGAAGTCGGACGGCACCGACGCGTCGGACACGCGGTTGTAGTTCGCGTAGGCGGCAAAGCCGTTACCGAGGTTCTCGCGATGCTGGAACGTGATCGAGTAGCGGTTGGTGTGCGTGATCGCGTCGTCGGGCAGCACGCTGACCGACAGGTCGCCCGAGTACGTCGGGCTCAGGTAGCGGTATTCGGTGGTCAGCATCGCACCGCGCTTGGTCATCACGCGCGGCGTGATCGTGAGGTCATAGTTCGGCGCGAGGTTGAAATAGATCGGCAGCGCGAAGTCGTATCCGTTCGTCGAGCTGATTCCGAAGGTTGGCGGCAGCAATCCGCTCTGACGATCGCCGTTCAGCGGAAACGACATCCACGGCGACGCGAACAGCGGCAGGCCCGCGAAATACAGCACGCCGTCGTGCGCGACGGCTTCGCCGGCGGCCTCGTCGAGATCGAGGCGCGACGCGCGCAGATACCACGCGGGGTCGTGCGTGCACTGGCAGGTCGTGTAGGTGCCGTCGTGGACGATCTGGCGCGTGTCGTCGAGCAGGTCGACGCGTGTGCCGGAACCCGATCCGCCCGTCAGGTTGAAGCGGTAGTGCGGCGCCGTCATCGTGCCTGCGACGCTGCCGACCTGCAGATGCGCGTCGGGGCCCGCAAACGCGTTGCCGTCGTGGACGATCCGCACGTGGCCATACGCGTCGGCCGTGTCGGTGTCGACGTCGTAGTGGATCGCGTCGGCCTTCACGACCGAGGTGCCGCGCCGCAACTCCGCATTGCCGCGCAGCGACAGGTCCTGATTTGCGGTTCCGGACATCGCGGTGCCGATCCCGAACGTCGTCGCGACCTGTCCGGCGGCGAGCGGATGTTCGACGAGTTGCGACGCGATCCGCAGCCCCCACGCGTCGTCGAGCCGGTCGGGTTGCGCGGCGGCGCCGGCCAGCTGCGCAGCGACGTCGCGCGGCGTGCAGAGCGCGATCGACAGTGCGATGTCGGCGAGCAGCGCGAGCGCCCGGGTTCGCACGCGGCCGGGGCGTTCAGAACGACGTGCCAATCTGGAACTGGAACTTCTGATACTGGTCGCCGGTGTGGTGGACGATCGGCAGCGCGTAGTCGATCTTCAGCGGGCCGATCGGCGAGATCCATTCGAGCCCGATGCCGTAGCTGTATCGCAGACCGTTCGCGCCGACGCTGTTGCCTTCGGTACCCCAGACGTTGCCGCCATCGACGAACGTGAACACGCGCAGCGTGCGGTCGTAGCCGGTGCCGGGCAGCGGAACGGTCATCTCGACGTTGCCGACCACCATCTTCGAGCCGCCGATCGGGTCGCCCGTCGTCGCGTCGCGCGGACCGAGCGAACCGGGCTCGTAGCCGCGCACCGATCCGATGCCGCCGGCGAAGTAGTTCTTGAAGATCGGATACGGCTGACCGCCCAGGCCGTTGCCGTAGCCGGCCTGGAAATTCAGCCCGAGCACGAGGCCGCGCGCGAACGAGTGGTAGTACTGCGCCTGTACGTCGGTCTTGTAGTACGACACGCTGCCGATCGGCGTGCCGTATTCCGCGTTCGCCTGCAGAAAGTAGCCGCGCCCCGGGATCAGCGCGCTGTCGCGCATGTCGCGCGACCAGCCGACGGTGGCCGGCGCGACGTTCGACACGCGGCCGAACGTGTTGACGTAATCGATGTAGCTTTGCGGCGTCGTCGAATCGATGTCGAGGCGATCCTGTTCGAGCCCGAGTCCGAAATAGACCATGTCGTTCTCGGAGAACGGGATGCCGAACTTCGTGTCCGCGCCGTACGAAATGATCCGGAAGCTCGTGTCGCTGGTGCTCGAGTAGTAGAGCGGCTGCGTCGTCTTGTAGTACACGTCGGTGATCCGCTTGATGCCGTCGATCGTGAAGTACGGATCGGTCTGCGAGACCGTCAGCGTGCGCGTCGTCGTCGCGGTGCTCACGTTGACGGCGAGCGCCTGGCCGCTGCCGAATACGTTGTCCTGCGACACGCCGGCCGAGATGATCGGGCCTTCGCCGGAACCGTAGCCGAGACCGAGCGAAATCGAACCGGTCGGCTTCTCGGTCACCTTCACGTGCACGTCGACCTGGTCGGCGGTGCCCTCGACCGGCGCGGTCGTGACGTCGACGTCGGTGAAGTAGCCGAGGCGGTTGATGCGATCCTTCGACAGCTTGAGCCGCGACGAATCGAACCACGCGTCCTCCATCTGCCGCATCTCGCGGCGAATCACCTCGTCGCGCGTGCGCGTATTGCCGGAAATGTCGATGTGCCGCACGTAGACGCGACGGCCGGGCGTGACCTGCAGCGTGAGATCGACCTTGTGATGCTGCTGGTCGATCTGCGGCACGGTGTTGATCGTCGCGAACGCGTAGCCGTATTCGCCGAGCTTGTCGATCAGCGCCTGCGTCGTGTCCTTCAGCTTTGCCGCGGAAAACCGCTCGCCGGCGCGGATCTGGACGATCCGGTTCAGTTCGGCGTCGCGCCCGAGCAGGTCGCCGGCGAGCCGGATGCCGGAGATCGTGTATGGCGCGCCTTCGTGGACGGCGATCGTCAGGTCCATGTCCTTGCGGTCCGGCGACAGCGACACCTGGGTCGATTCGATGCTGAACTCCAGGTAGCCGCGATCGAGGTAGTACGCGCGAACCGCGTCGAGATCGGTGGCGAGCTTGTCCTTCGAATACAGGTCGTCCTTCGTGTACCAGGAGAACCAGTTCGGCGTCGACAGCTGCATCTCGTCGCGCAGCGTTGCGTCGTCGAACGCGTGATTGCCGATGAATTCGACCTGCCGGATTTTCGCGCTCGGTCCTTCGATCACGGAGAACAACAGCCCGACGCGGTTGCTGTCGAGCGGGCTCACGGTGGTCGTGACCTCGGCCGCGTAGTAGCCGCGCGTCAGGTATTGCCGCTTGAGTTCCTGTTCCGCCTTGCTGACGAGCGACGGATCGTAGGTGTGCCCGGACACGAGGCCGACCGACTTCATCGCCTTCTCGATCGCGTCCTTGTCGAACTCGTGCAGGCCGGCGAAATCGATCGTCCCGATCACCGGACGCTCGGCGACGTGCACGATCACGACGTTGCCTTCGGTCGCGATCCGCACGTCGCTGAAGAAGCCGGTCGCGTAGAGCGCGCGGATCGCGGCCGATGCCTTGTCGTCGGTGAAGGTGTCGCCGCGCTTGAACGGCAGGTACGCGAACAGCGTGCCGGGCTCGATGCGCTTCAGTCCCTCGACGCGAATGTCCTGGATCGCGAAGCCGGATGCCGCCGGCGTGTCGGGCGCCGACTGTGCAGCCGGCGCCGTTTGCGCATGGGCCGGCAGCGCCACGGGCGCGAGCCAGCAGAGCCGGGCAAGCCGGCCAAACCTCGTCGAAAGCGTCTTCACTGCCAGCCGATCCCTTCGTCGAAAGCGTGCACGCGGTGTTCCGTATCGTTGTCCGCGTCGCGGACGAGCAGGCGCGAGACCGCATCGACATGCGATGCCGCGCACTGCCGGACGGCGGCATAGCCGTTGCCGCAGACGACGTTCAGCGACAGTCCGGGCGCATAGCGCGCAGTCAGCCGGCAGCGGAACATCGGACGCGCGCCGAAGCTCCCGGTGATCGACGCGGCTTGCCGCAGATCGCCCGGAACCAGGCACCAGCCACGGGCGCCGAGGCCGCCGGGCAATGCATAGGCGCGCGCATGAAGCGCGGGCGCGACGGGAAGGGCAGGGTTTCGCATGATAGGTGCTTCCTGGAAAAAAACGTCGTTATCGGCTCGCGATCGTCCGGATCGACATAACGATTCGTAATGCGAAGTAAACCGGGTTGAGTGCGGGAGTGGAGACGGCACCGGTTTCGGGAACCGGCCGCCCCGGATCGCGCGTCAGTTCAACATCGCGTGACTCGCGCGGGATGTCGTTTCCGGCGTGGAAGTGAGCGCGTCGACGAGGCTCATCAGGTTGACGGTCGGCAGCGCGAACGCAATCCAGCCGACGCCCAGATGACGTATCGACAGTACCGCGCCGTCGAAGTCGGCAAGCCGGTCGACGCGCCAGCACGGATCGATCTGCAGCGGGTACTGACCTTCCGGCGGCTCGACCGGATGCGTCGGCTGCATCGCGGCCCGTGCGTGGGCGAGCTGCCGGATCATCTGGTCGATGTCGGATACGCCGACGACCGAAGTGCGGCCGTCGATCGTAAACTTGATCACTGGATTCCCGGATTCGCTGGAGACTTCCATGTGCATCGTGTGGTACATGATCGGGCCTTTCACTGTCGGGGAGGACTACCGCCCCCGGCGTGACCGGTGCGGCGTGACGGAAGCATAGGTCACGCGCCCGTCAAATAAATTTCAGGATTGTTTCATCATATTCAGGACGTCTTGCCGACCCGATCGTAATCGGAATGAATGCGACCGCGCGCAAAAATGCGCGGTCATTATTGAGATATTCGGCGAGCGTGACAGCGGGCAATGTGCGCGATCGGTAATCGATGCCGCGTGATCGCGCATGCGGGACGGTCAATCGACGAATCGCCCGGCGAAAAACGGCTTTTCGTCGCGGCCGACCGCGCAATATTTCAAACGATTGCGGAAAAGTGCGCGGGCGGCGCGTCTTTGCCGGCTGTGTCGACGAAACAGCCGGCGGACCGTGCGATCAGAAGCGGTGGCGAATGCCGAGGCTGACCATGTCCTGACTGTTCGTGCCGGCGACGCCGTACGAGCCGATCGACGCTTCGGCGCTCGATACGGTGCCGTCCGCGTTCAACTGCGTGCCGCTCGCCTTCTGCCATGCGCCCACGAGATAGACGTCGGTGCGTTTCGACAGGCTGTAGTCGGCGCCGAGCGACACCTGGTTATACGATGCGTTGGTATCGCCGCTCGCATGCGTATAGCTGTAGCCGAGGCCGAGCAGCAGTGCGGGGGTCGCCTGATAGTTGAGGTACGCCTGACCGGTGTTGAACTTCTCGGTCGATGCGAACACCGACTGCGCATCCGCCTTGTACGCGGCATTGCTGTACGCGAGGCCGAACGTGTACTGGCCGGCGATATAGCGCGCGGCGACGCGCGCGATGTTGATCGACTTCGCCGTCGCGTAGCCCGAGTTGACGGGGCCGTCGAACGTGCCGTCCGACGTCGACGACCAGCCGGTGCGCGCGACGGTCGAATTCGCGTTGTCGGCCACGAAGTAACCGGCTGCGACCGACAACGGGCCGTTGTTGTACGCGGCGGCGACCGACCAGGTCTGGCCCGACCCGGTCTGTCCGGCGACGCCGCCGAGCGCGTACATCGTCTCGACCTGCAGGCCGCCATAGCTCGGCGACAGATACTTGATCGCGTTGTTGGTGCGCGAGCTGTTGTCGTAGTTGTCGACGTCGCCGGCAGTGGCGAAGGTGCTGCCGAAGTAGTTGTCCTCGGTGAGGCCCTGGACCTGGTCGACGAGCGGATCGTACTGGCGGCCGAGCGTCAGCGTGCCGTACTGGTTGCTCGCGAGGCCGACGTAAGCCTGGCGGCCGAACAGCGAGGTCGTGCCGTTATAGGTGCCCATCTTGCCGTTGTTGACGTCGAAGCCGTTTTCGAGCTGGAAGATCGCCTTCAGGCCGCCGCCGAGATCCTCGCTGCCCATCAGCCCCCAGCGGCTGCCGGACAGGTTGCCGGAATAGAGGCCGAGCTGGTTGCCGCCGGCCGGCGTGGCGTTGTGCGTGAACTGCAGCGACTCGTCGATGACGCCGTACAGCGTCACGGTGCTTTGCGCGTGCGCGGCGCCAATGCCGGTCAGCATTGCGAGCGATAACAGCGATTTCTTCAAGAACCCTTTCATCATGAACTCTCCTGGCATGTAACGGGACTGCATGCGTTCCTGGCGACGCGATCGGGCTGTCGTCAGGAGCCGCCATTAGGTCACGACACAATTTCCCGACCGTTGGGAATCCGCAACGAAGGGTTTACCGTCGGTTTCAACGAGGTGCCCGTGTAATCAGATGGTTGCGTGCGCAATAAATTTGCACGCTGCTCGCGAATGCCGCGCGACGCGGCGCAACCCGCGCCGCACGGCGTGCCGTTGATGGCGAACGCCGGTTCGACGGAGTGAAGTCGCGAGCGCGAGCGTATTCCTGCGTCAAATGCGGTAATGAAAGCGCGACTGTAGAGGCGGGATATGGACGAGCGCGTGCGCGGCACGTGTGCCTTGCGTTCGCGCACCGCGGTAAATCGCGGTAACGGTTCGTGTAACGCCGGTAATCCGGCCGGAACCTACACTGAACCGATGTGATGGATGCATCTCAACGCAACGATCTCACGGCTCCGATGAACTCGACACAAGCGGTGTTTCTGCATGCCGGATACGGCGCGGCCGACGGCTGGCTCTGGTCCTGCCTCCGGGATCTCGACGGCGTGACCGCCTATGACGAACCGCTGCGCGCGATGGTCGCTTCCCACGACGACGAAGGCGGCCCGGCCAACGGCGTCGCCGGCGTGGACGCGGCCGCAGCGCCGCTGCCGCATCCGGACATCGCCGATTCGCTGCGGCGCGACGCACTCGGCCTGTCGCTCGTCGAGCTGGCGTTTTCGGCGAACCAGTTCGAAGATGCGACGCCCGAATACGCGAGCGACATCGAATACTTCCTGCGCATGCTGATGGCGCAGGCCTTCGATCGCGACCGCCTGCCGGTATTCCGGTTCGGCGAATCGCTCGGCCGCCTCGCCTGGATGCGCCGCACGTTTCCGGATGTCGTGCATGTCGTCGTCGCGCGCAATCCGCTCGTGCAGTGGCAATCCTGTCGCGACCGGTTCGTCATGCAGCGCGATGCGCACGGCATCGCACTGCCGTTTCTCGCGCTCGCATGCAGCCGCAGCGTGCCGGCTGCCGAACGCGTGATTGCCGGGCTGCGCATCGATCTACCCGACGACTTTCCATGCGTCGGCGACCGGACCGTCGATCGCTGCGCGGAATTCTTCAATGCACACGTGGCCTATGTCGGGCCGGCTTCGTCGTATCGCGCGTTTCTCGGCTGCTGGCTGCTCGCGATGCGGCATGCGACGACGCATGCGGACGCGGTGTTCGATTGCGACCTGGCCATCCGCTCGCATGCGTACCTGCGCGCAGCCGAGGCGTGGATCGCGAACCTGACCGGACTGACGCCGTCGATGCGCGCCGCGCACCGGAACCGCGCGGTGCGCGATTACGCGCCGCCGCTTCTGGAAGACGATGTCCATCTTGCCGCGATGGAGGTCGGCAAGTCGCTGGTGCGCGACGGCAACGCGCCGGTCGATGCGCTCGCGCTATGGGCGAGCAAGCTCGCCGAGGCGACGCTGAGCGCGCGCGCCGGCACCGGGCCCGGGATGACGCATGCGCAGGCGTGCGTCGATCAGGCGATACGCATCGTCGATCTCGCGGCGGCAGGCAGCTTCGGGTGCGATGCGGTGCTGGCGAGCGAGCTCGCGATGATGAAGGCCGCGCTCGGCGGTTGCGCCGAACAGGCGACCGAGCGGCGCGCGGGGCCGTGGTCGCGTCTGACGACTTCGGCCCGTCAGTTGCTGTCGATCAGGCGGTGAGGCGCGGACGCGTTGCGGCGTCGTTGCCCGATCCGACCGACGACGACGGGCGACCGTAACGGGCGGCCCCTCGCAGGCCGGCGCCGGGAGCGCGCGCGGCACAAGGAAAGCCCGCTCCGCGACAAGCGAAGCGGGCCATCGATCACGGCCGGACGCGGATTCTCCGTTCGGCGCGACGCGGCGTCCGGCTCCCGGAGCGGACGCCTGTCAGGCAGCGGTCATGCACCGTCCGGCTTGCGTTCGCCGGCGTCTTGCGGGACCGGCGCGCCGGCGCCGAGCTCCGCGCCGGTCATCGGATCGCTGTCCGGATCCGATGCGAGCCGCCGCGACATCGCGTCGATTGCCTCGGCCTGTTCGGGTTCGAGCATGCCCTCCGGAATGCCGGTGCCGCCGTCGACCGCCGGTTCGGCCGAGCGGATTTCGAGGTCGTCGCCGCGATTCCACGGCCCGGGCAGCGGTTCCGCGTCCGGCTGCATCCGGAAGTAGACGCGATCGTAGGGCTCGACCGGCGGCAGCTTGCCCGGCGGGAAGTTGGCGGTGATCGCATACAGGGCCTTCTCGAACGACTTCTGGTGCGACACCTCGCGGGTCATCAGGAAACCCAGCGCGTCGCGAATGCCCGGATCGTCGGTCACGTTGATCAGCCGCTCGTAAATGATCTTCGCGCGCGCCTCGGCGGCGATGTTCGAACGCAGGTCGGCAGTCGGTTCGCCGATCGTGTCGATATAGGCGGCCGACCATGGCACGCCCCCGGAGTTGATCAGCGGCGAGCCGGCGCCGTACAGTACCTGGGTTACGTGGCTGTCGTTCCCGGCGCCGTGCAGCTTGCGGTACAGCTCGGCCTGCTCGTCGACCGCTTCGGCGAGCTCGCCCTTCGCGCCGCGGTTCAGCATCGCGACGAGCGAGCCGATCACCTCGAGGTGGCTCAGTTCCTCGGTCGCGATGTCGAACAGCATGTCCTTGCGGCCCGGATCCTCCTCGGTGACGGCCTGCGTGAAGTAACGCATCGCGGCGGCAAGTTCGCCCTGCGGTCCGCCGAACTGTTCGAGCAGCAGGTTCGCAAGGCCGGGATTCGGTGCATCGACGCGCACCGTGTACTGAAGCCGTGTGTTGTGGATGAACATGTCACCTCCGTGGAAAGGGTTGCGCGACATTCGCGGTGGCGAAACAGCACGAAGCGATCCCACAGTGGACGGATGAGGGGCGGTGTCGGGCATGGGCGATGCTCGGGGGTCGCGCTGGTCGTCGCGCGCATTCGTGTCGGCTGCTGCCGTGAAGGCAAGGTCGGCTGTCCGAGGATCGGCGCTCATTCGGATGCGGGGCGGCTCGTCGTCGAGGCCGCCACGACGATCATCACGTTTGCGGTGGCGTCGTCGGCTGCGGCGGAAACCAGTCGGTGCCGGCGTCGCGCTGCCCCGGCGCGTCGATGTACTCGTCGCGGCGACGCGTCCGGCCAGCGGCCGCTCGACGGCGGCCGGACCGCGGCGCGGATTGCCGGGCTTACAAGGGTTTGTCATTTTGGCTGCATCGGCGGCGCCGCGCGCAACGCCGATTTCTCGAGGGAGGGCGGATGGCGACGCTCGACAGGAATGCGTTGACGGAGCGAACCGCAACCGGCATGCGCGACGTCTTTGCCGGCAGAAGCCGCGGACCGGGGGCGGCGTTCCTGTTCGCCGGCCCGGCGATCATCGCGTCGGTCGCCTATATGGATCCCGGCAATTTCGCGACGAACATCCGGGCCGGCGCGCAGTTCGGCTATGCGCTGCTGTGGGTCGTGTTGCTGGCGAACGTCATCGCGATGCTGTTCCAGGCGCTGTCGGCGAAGCTCGGGATCGCGACCGGCCGGAATCTCGCCGAACT
It encodes:
- a CDS encoding LPS-assembly protein LptD: MARRSERPGRVRTRALALLADIALSIALCTPRDVAAQLAGAAAQPDRLDDAWGLRIASQLVEHPLAAGQVATTFGIGTAMSGTANQDLSLRGNAELRRGTSVVKADAIHYDVDTDTADAYGHVRIVHDGNAFAGPDAHLQVGSVAGTMTAPHYRFNLTGGSGSGTRVDLLDDTRQIVHDGTYTTCQCTHDPAWYLRASRLDLDEAAGEAVAHDGVLYFAGLPLFASPWMSFPLNGDRQSGLLPPTFGISSTNGYDFALPIYFNLAPNYDLTITPRVMTKRGAMLTTEYRYLSPTYSGDLSVSVLPDDAITHTNRYSITFQHRENLGNGFAAYANYNRVSDASVPSDFSSANSLVIGSQTLFQQEAGVTYDHGPWSVLARVQNWQSFTTTPPYNRAPELDAKYTRYNVGGFDFGVEANATRFTIPTADSTEGKRMTLDASVSYPIVTPGWYVTPKLQWHAASYDLSSIGSDAPAGQPKNFTVNVPTASVDMGATFERPVRLFGIDMIQTLEPRLYYVDTPYRNQTFAPAFDTAPLDFGLAEVFTSNRFVGGDRVSDMNRLTAGITTRFVEAGNGVELARFVLAQEYYFRASQVTMPGDVPPSVGPSDVIAGAALHVGGNLELQQAVEYNQSSSELTQATAGIDWKPAAGKVVNLAYLYARANATLDDEQENQVLLSAQWPLTHALSGVGSVDYDLAAHRLVSGLLGFQYAAECWAVSVALQKYTNYNGTTSPTTGTRVLVQLQLNGLSRIDNGLLQQFRANVPGYSTPTLPAPTSRFTDYP
- the bamA gene encoding outer membrane protein assembly factor BamA, with product MALPAHAQTAPAAQSAPDTPAASGFAIQDIRVEGLKRIEPGTLFAYLPFKRGDTFTDDKASAAIRALYATGFFSDVRIATEGNVVIVHVAERPVIGTIDFAGLHEFDKDAIEKAMKSVGLVSGHTYDPSLVSKAEQELKRQYLTRGYYAAEVTTTVSPLDSNRVGLLFSVIEGPSAKIRQVEFIGNHAFDDATLRDEMQLSTPNWFSWYTKDDLYSKDKLATDLDAVRAYYLDRGYLEFSIESTQVSLSPDRKDMDLTIAVHEGAPYTISGIRLAGDLLGRDAELNRIVQIRAGERFSAAKLKDTTQALIDKLGEYGYAFATINTVPQIDQQHHKVDLTLQVTPGRRVYVRHIDISGNTRTRDEVIRREMRQMEDAWFDSSRLKLSKDRINRLGYFTDVDVTTAPVEGTADQVDVHVKVTEKPTGSISLGLGYGSGEGPIISAGVSQDNVFGSGQALAVNVSTATTTRTLTVSQTDPYFTIDGIKRITDVYYKTTQPLYYSSTSDTSFRIISYGADTKFGIPFSENDMVYFGLGLEQDRLDIDSTTPQSYIDYVNTFGRVSNVAPATVGWSRDMRDSALIPGRGYFLQANAEYGTPIGSVSYYKTDVQAQYYHSFARGLVLGLNFQAGYGNGLGGQPYPIFKNYFAGGIGSVRGYEPGSLGPRDATTGDPIGGSKMVVGNVEMTVPLPGTGYDRTLRVFTFVDGGNVWGTEGNSVGANGLRYSYGIGLEWISPIGPLKIDYALPIVHHTGDQYQKFQFQIGTSF
- a CDS encoding porin, which codes for MMKGFLKKSLLSLAMLTGIGAAHAQSTVTLYGVIDESLQFTHNATPAGGNQLGLYSGNLSGSRWGLMGSEDLGGGLKAIFQLENGFDVNNGKMGTYNGTTSLFGRQAYVGLASNQYGTLTLGRQYDPLVDQVQGLTEDNYFGSTFATAGDVDNYDNSSRTNNAIKYLSPSYGGLQVETMYALGGVAGQTGSGQTWSVAAAYNNGPLSVAAGYFVADNANSTVARTGWSSTSDGTFDGPVNSGYATAKSINIARVAARYIAGQYTFGLAYSNAAYKADAQSVFASTEKFNTGQAYLNYQATPALLLGLGYSYTHASGDTNASYNQVSLGADYSLSKRTDVYLVGAWQKASGTQLNADGTVSSAEASIGSYGVAGTNSQDMVSLGIRHRF
- a CDS encoding manganese catalase family protein; this encodes MFIHNTRLQYTVRVDAPNPGLANLLLEQFGGPQGELAAAMRYFTQAVTEEDPGRKDMLFDIATEELSHLEVIGSLVAMLNRGAKGELAEAVDEQAELYRKLHGAGNDSHVTQVLYGAGSPLINSGGVPWSAAYIDTIGEPTADLRSNIAAEARAKIIYERLINVTDDPGIRDALGFLMTREVSHQKSFEKALYAITANFPPGKLPPVEPYDRVYFRMQPDAEPLPGPWNRGDDLEIRSAEPAVDGGTGIPEGMLEPEQAEAIDAMSRRLASDPDSDPMTGAELGAGAPVPQDAGERKPDGA